The Urbifossiella limnaea nucleotide sequence CGCGTGCCGATCACGGAGGCCGAGAAGCAGTCGCCGATCAACCCCTACGGGAACACGAAGCTGGCGTTCGAGCGCGCCCTCGCCGACTACGCCGGCGCGTACCCGTTCGGGTTCTGCGCCCTGCGCTACTTCAACGCCGCCGGCGCCAGCCCGGACGGCACCATCGGCGAGGACCACGACCCCGAGACGCACCTCATCCCGCTGGTGATCGACGCCGCGACCGGCCGCCGGCCGCACATCAGCGTGTTCGGCACCGACTACCCGACGCCCGACGGCACCTGCGTCCGCGACTACATCCACGTGGACGACCTGGCCGAGGCGCACGTCCTGGCGCTGGGGGCGCTGAAGCCGGGGGCGGCGCTGCGGTACAACGTCGGCACCGGCCGCGGGTACAGCGTGCGCGAGGTGATTCGCACGGTGGAGGAGGTGACGGGGTTGCGCGTGCCGGTGGTGGAAGCGCCGCGCCGCGCCGGCGACCCGGCGGAGCTGGTGGCGGACGCGGCGCTGATTCGGCGCGAGCTGGGCTGGGCGCCGAGGTACGCGGAGTTGCGGCCGATCGTGGAGACGGCGTGGAACTGGCACCGCACGCACCCCGCGGGGTACGCCGACTGACGCGGGCCTCGGACTTCGTAGGTCGGGTCGAGGCTTTGCGAGGCCCGACGCGGGGAGCCAGCGGCGAATGTGGAAATGGCGGAAACCGATCCCTGACCGGGGTTTGCTTCTAACCCTGCGCCGTTCGCGTCCGGCGCCCCGCGTCGGGCCTCGCAGACTCAACCCGACCTACGAAACCCGGTCGCGACACTCCAACATACTTTCGTGTCACTGACTCATTGCGTGCCTCGACCCCCCGGGGGGGTCGGCGGCACACAATGACCCTCGCCCCTACGTCCGCGGGCGGGCGAGCCGCACCACCAGCCGCTCCACCTGCACCTTCTCCGGCAGCGGGCTGCCGCCCTTCAGGTCGCGGTCGATCTCGACGAGCCAGCCGCTGAGCGCGTCCAACCGGCGCCGGCCGAGCCAGCGGACCTGTCGCTGGAAGCTCTCACGCGCCTGCGGCCACGCCGGCACCTTCGCCGCGTCCATCGCCGGGCCGAGCGCCTGCCCGTCGGCGGTCAGCCGGCCCACCGCGGCGAGCTTCCGCAGCTGCGCCATCATCGGCGCCAGCACGCCCATCGGCGCCACCCCCTCCGCGAACAGGCGTTCGAGGATCGTCAGCGCCGCGGCGGGCTTGCCTTCGCCGATGGCGTCGAGGATGCGGAACACGTCCGCGCCCTGGCTGCGGCCGACGAGGCGGTGAACGTCCGCGGCCTCGATCGTGCTTTTGGCGCCGGCCGCGACGGCGAGCTTTTCGAGCTCCTGGTCGAGCTGCCCCATCGTGTTGCCGGCGAGGTCGATGAGCAGGGCCGCGGCGTCGGGGCTGAGCTTCTTGCCGTGGCCGGCGCGCGCCCACTCCTGCACCCAGGCGCCGAGCTTGTACGCCGGCGGCGCCTTGCAGTGAACCTTCGCCGCGTCCGGCAGCGCCTTCGCCAGCTTCGTGTTCTCGGGGAACGCCTTCACGTCGAGGACCAGCACCCCGGCCGCGGACGGCGCGGCGGCGTAGCGCTCCAGCGCCGGCCGGTGGGCGGTGACGAACGTGTCGGCCGCGTCCACCACGACGACGCGGCACGGGCTGAGGAACGGCAGCGTGTCCAGCTCGTTGCGGACGGTGGAGAAGTCGAGCTTGTCGCCGGCGTAGGTGCCGACGGCGAACGCGGCGTCGGCGTCGCCGAGGGCCGCGTGAATGATGGCGTCGCGGCAGCGGCGCTTGAGAAAGTCCTCGTCACCGGCGAGGACGTAGACGGGCTGGCGCTTCGACTTGGCGACGGCGGCGAGGAACGGGAGGGCGTCCATGCGGCGGGTATCTTATCGGCCCGGCGGCTCCGCGAACGTCAGCCGCGTCACGCCGCCGCCGGCGGCGACCAGCACCGAGCGCCCGTCGGGGCTCACGGCGAGCGCTGTCACCGGCGGGGCGCCGGCCGGACGGACGGTCGTCATGTCGATCGCCGAGATGCCGCCGAACGCCTGCTTCCGGTCGATTACGTGGGCGAACAGCCGGCGCTCGTACACCGGCGGGTCGGACTTCCCGTCGGCGTAGCGGCCCTCGCCGGCGACGAGGACGCGGCCGTCCGGCAGGAAACCGACCGCGCCCAGGTCGCCGAGCAGCGCCTCGCGCCGCGGCGCCTTCGCCCCGTCGGCCCACAGGTAAACGTCGTGCTGCGTGGCGACCGCGAGCGTCTTGCCGTCCGGGGAGAAGGCCGCGGCGCGGGCCTCGGCCGCGGGGAAGCCGTCGAGCTCGACGGAGAGCGGCCGCGCCGCGTCCCACAGCAGCACGCCGACCTTGCCGTCGGCGCGCGCCGGCAGCCCGACGACCGCCAGCCGCTTGCCGTCGGCCGACCACGCCACCCGGGCGACGGCCCCCGCCGGCAGGATGCGTTGCGGCAAGATCGGGTCGGGGCCGAGCCGCTCCAGCTCGAAGCCGGAGGCCCCGTCGAGCACCTGCGCGAACGTGCCGTGGTGGACGGCGTACCGCTTGCCGTCCGGGCTGAACGCCGCGGCGCGAACGGGGTGGCTGTGCTTCGGCCGCGGCAAGCCCGTCAGCACCTTGCCGGTGGCGGCGTCGCGGCGGATCAGGCCGTCGCCGACGGTCAGCACCGTCTTGCCGTCCGGGGTGAAGCGGGCGGCGTCGGCGGGGGCGTCCCACCGCACGCGGTCGGTGGCCGCGTCCGCCAGCTGCACGGTGCCGCCGTGAACGAACAGGTACGTGCGGCCGTCCGGGGCGAAGCTCACGTCGTCGGCCGCCGGCGCGGCCGGCGGCTCCTTCGGCTCCGGGTCGGTGGTGAACAGCACGACCGAGCCGAGCGGCCGGTCCTCGCCGCCGGGCGGCAGCTGGATTTGCGGGAGGAAGTCGGCGAGCCCCACGGCGAGCGGCCGGCCGTCCGGCGCGAACGCCAGCGCCACCGGGGTGAAGCTGCCGAAGCCTTGCAGGTCGTTGCCGCGGCGCTCGCCGGTGGCGGGGTCGAGCATCACCACGCGCTCGGCGTTCTTCCCCGCGTCGAAGCTGACGGCGGCGGCGAGCGTCTGGCCGTCGGGGGCGAAGGCGAGCGCGCGGATGATTCCCTCGCCGCTGCGGCCGCCGAGCCGGGTGCGGCGCAGCTCCTGGAACGTCTTCGCGTCCCACACGACCACGTCGCCCAGCCGGCAGCCGCTGGCGATCGTCTTGCCGTCCGGCGACCACGCGACCGCGGTGACCGGGGCGGTGCCGTGCGGCAGGGGGTACATCGCCTCGCCGCTGCCGCCGCCCCACACGTGTGCGACCCAGTGCGTCGCCGGCCCCGCCGCCGCGGCCTTCCCGGCGAAGAACGCCGGATCGACCTTGTGGTTGGGGATGAACACGAGCTGCCGCCCGCTCGGCGCGAACGCCACGCCGGCCGGCAGTTCGCCCTCGACCTTCGGGCCGTCCTTCAGCGGGCCGAACGTGGCGCTCGACACCGGCACGCCCTCGGCCCAGTCCAGCACGGCCACCATGCGCCCGTCGGTGACCGCCAGCTTGCGCCGCGCCTGCCCCGCGACGCGCTCCGCGGCGTGGCTGAACGCCGCCGCCTTGCCGCCCGGCAGCGGCGGGTTCATCGGCACCGGTTGGCCCGTCCGTGCGTCGTAGAGGCCGGTCGTCGTGTCGCAGGTGGCGGCGAGCAGCTTGCCGTCCGGGCTGAAGCTCACGCCGGTGGTGCCGGCCGGGACGGGGCCGCCGGCCCACAGTTGCCGGCGCGTCGCGGCGTCCCACATGGTAACGGTGTGCTGTGCCGCGCCGCCGCGACCGCCGACGGCCAGCTGCTTGCCGTCGGCGCTGAACGTCACCGACTGCACGCGGTCCTCAAACCGCGGCAGCTTCCCCGTCTCGCGCCACACCGGGGCCGCGGCCCCCTTCGCCGGCGGCTCGTCGGCCAGGATGAACCGCTTCACCTCGCCGGGAGGAATCGGCCCGGCCGGCGGTGTGGACAAGTGTGACAGACCGGTGCCGGCCAGGAGCGTCTTGCCGTCGGGGCTGAACGCCAGCGCCGTCACCGGCAGCACCGTCGGCCCCATGTGGTTGACGCCCCCGAAGCCGTCGAACCGGCGCAGCTCCTTCCTCGTCGCCAGCTCGATCAGCTGCACCTCGGTCTTGTGGCCGACGACCGACGGCTTCACTTCACCGCCGTGGAGCAACGGCAGGCGGTAGCCGACGGCGAGGCTCTTGCCGTCGGGCGCGAACGCCAGCGCCGTGACCGGCCCGCTGCCGGGCGTGTCGTCGAGCCGGAGTTGGTGTTTGAACCCGGGCACGTCGAACACGTGAACGCGCTTCTCCAGCGCGACCGCGAACCGCTTGCCGTCGGCGCTGAAGGCCGCGGCCGTGGCCCCCTGCCACTCGCCGAGGTTCCCCGGCGGCGGGTACGCGAGCAGCCGTTTGCCGGTCTCGGCGTCCCACACCGCCGTGCCCATGTCGGTCGGCGTCAGCATCACGCCGACGGCGGCGAGCAACTTGCCGTCCGGGGAGTAGCGCACGTCCCGCCCGTGGACCCCGATGAGGGCACCGCCGGGCGGCCCGAACGACCGCTCCAGTCGGAACGGCTCGGCGGCGGGGTCGCGGTCGTAGACGCGGGCCTCGAACCCGAAGTGGGCGGCGTACCGGGCGCCCTCCGGGCTGAACGCGACGGCGTGCCAGCCGAGTTCGGTCTTCGGCCGCCGCGCCGCCGTCTGCACCTCGCCGGTCGCGGCCGAGCGGCGCTCCACGTCCTTCCCCATCGTCACCACCGCGGTGCCGTCGGCGGTGAAGCGCGCGGCCTCGGCGGGGGCGTCCCACAGGATGCGGTCGGTGGCGGCGTCCTTCACCCGCGCCTTTTCGCTTGCGACCACGAGGTACGTTTTGCCGTCCGGGGCGAACTGCAGCGCCGAGACGTGGCTCGACGCCGGCGGCGGGTCGGCCACGGCGAAGCGCTTCACCTCGCCGCCGGCGGTGCCGGCCAGCAGCGTCCGGCTGTCCGGGCTGAAGGCCAGCGCCGTCACCGCGGCGTCGGCCGCGAACCCGCCGAAGCGGCGCAGCTCCTTACCGGTCGCCGCGTCGAGCAACTGCACCGCCGCGGCCAGCTTGCCGGCCCCGCCGCGGACGCCGGCCGCCACCACCTTCCCGTCCGGGCTGAAGGCCAGCGCCGTCACCGGCGCCGCCGGCGGCAACTGCTTGTGCGGCCGCAGTCGCGTGCGCTCCCGCCCGCCCTCGGGTTCCGGTGCCTCCGTCGCCTTGTTCGACAGCAGCACGATGCGGTCCGCGAAGCCCTCCGCGATCATGTCGGAATCGGGCGAATACGCCGCGGCCGTGGGGCGCGGGTCGCCGCCGGTGGCGCGGCGGCGGTGGCCGTTCTCCATCGCCCACTCGGCGAGGCCGACGTTCCCCGGCTCGATCATCACCCCCAGCCCGACCAGCGCCTTGCCGTCGGGGGAGAACAGCACGTCGGCCGCGTGCGCCGCGGCGGGGCGGTCGCCCGGCCCGTGCTGCTCCGCCGGCTCCACCGCCTCGGCGCCGGTCGTCGTCTCGTACACGCGGACGCCGGCGCCGGTGTGGACCGCGTACCGCGCGGCGTCGGCCGAGAAGCGGACGGCGCGCCACGGGGTGGCCGTCTTCGGCCGCGGCGCCGTGCGGCCGTGCGGCGTGCCGTCTGCGCCGCCGCGCTGTACGACGCCGTCGGCCGTCAGCGTGGTCAGGTCGTCGCGGCCGGCCGGGGTGCGGGTGAAGCGGACGGCCTCGGCGGGGGCGGTCCACAGCGTCTGGTCCGTCGCCGCGTCCTTCACCGCCGCCGCGCCGCCGGCCAGCACCACGTAGCGCGTGCCGTCGGCGTTGAACGACAGATCGACGACGGGCCGCGCCGCGGCCGGTACGGGGTCGGCGGCCGCGACCGCTTCCGCCGGCGCCGGCCCCGCCGCCCACAGCGCCCCGGCGGCGATCGCCGCCGCCGCCAGCGCCGCCACCGCCAGCGACAGCGGGTGCGCCGCCATGCCCCGCACCACGCCGTCGGCCAGCGACCGCACCGCCGCGGGGATCGGCCCGCCGTCGGCGAAGCGGGCCACGGCCGCGGCCAGCTCCGCCGGCACCGCCGCGGCCGCGACCACCGCCGGCGCCGTCACGCCGCGGCGCGTCAGCCGCTCGGCCAGCGCCTTGCGGGCGCGGTGGACCCGCGCCGCGACGGTGCCTTCGGGGCAGCCCAGGTCGGCGGCGGCCTCCGCGCGCGTCTTGCCGGCCAGGTCGCACAGCACCAGTGCTGCCCGCTGCGGCTCGGGCAGCTTCGCCAGCTCCTCGTCCAGCACGGCCCGCAGTTCGGCGTGCTCGGCGGGGGACAGGGACGACTCCTCGGGGCTCGTCAGCACGCGTGTCATCTCGCGCCTCCGCCGGCGGGCGGCGGCCACCCGGGCCTTCTGGGCCGTCCGCACCGCCACGCCGTGGAGCCACCCGCCGACGGCCCCCGCCGGCCGCACCGCCCCCGCCTTCCGCAGCAGCACCAGGAACACGGCCTGGAAGGCGTCGTCGGCGTCGGCGGGGGTGGGCAACATGCGGCGGCAGGCGGCCAGCACCATCGGCCCGTGCCGGCGCACGAGCGCGGCGAACGCGGCCGGGTCGGCGGTGCGGGCGAACCGGCCCACGAGGTCGGCGTCGGCCGACGGGTCGGGGTGGGGCTCGACGCGGCGGACGAGGCCGCGGGCGGTGGCGGGGGTCATGGCAGAGTCCCCGGACGGGGGTGGGGCGGGGACCGCCCCCGCCCGTCGCCAGGATATGCCCGCCGGCCGGCGGGGTGTTGCGGGAATTGGGGGGCGGCAAGCGCGTCGTTCGAAGCCCCGAAGGGGCGACAGCCAATAGCCCAGGGTGTCAACCCTGGGCAGCGTGGGCGGTGTCACGGGTGCGTGGCCCCACGAACCCCGCCGCAGGCTGCCCAGGGTTGACACCCTGGGCTATTGGCTGTCGCCCCTTCGGGGCTCCGAACGATGCGCGTGCGCCCCGGCCTACTGGCCGTCGCCCCGTCGGGGTTCCGAACCCGGGCCGCGTCTAGCGCGGGCTCAGGTAGTGGTTCACGTTCACGTAGTACGGGGTGACGTAGTTCCGGCTCTTGCGGATCATGTCCACGCGGTCCTTCTGCCGGGCCTTCAGGTACTCCAGGATCTTCGTCTCGGTCTTCAGGTCCTTGTCCTTGCCGAGCAGGGCCACGCCGTTCAGGTTCGTCTTCCCCAGGTCGGCCTTGAACGTCTGCTCGACCGCCGCGACGCCGGCCGCGCCCTTGCGGCCGTCGGCCACCAGCACCTGGTCGAAGAAGAAGTCGGCGTCCTTCTTCGCGGCCGCGTCGGTGCCGCCGTACAGGAACAGCATCTTGTTGTTGTCGCGGAGCTTGACCGACGACTTGGCCCACCACTGCACGGTCGTCTGCGGGAAGACGGGCGGCCGGCTGCCGCTCAGCCACACGGCGCCGGCGATGTCGGCCCCGGCCGGCGGGTCCACCACGATGCCGGGGGTGGGGGTCGCCTTGTACTGGAGGCCGCCGCCGAGGAGCGGGGCCACGCCCGGCCGCTGCCACTCCGACGCCAGCCACATCATCCCCAGCGACGCCGTCTCGCCCGCCCCGACGATGTACAGCGAGCTGGTGTTCACCTCGCCGTTGTCGTTCTTCTGGTCGAGGTGGAGGCGGGCGGCGGCCAGGTCGTTCACGAACACCGGCAGGTACGCCGGCAGGGTGATGCCGCCCTTCACCCGCAGCTCGTTCGGCTTCTTGGCGAGCGCCCCACCCTTGACGTACCTCACGTTCCACCCGCCGGTGATGCCGTTGGAGAAGAACCCGTTGTACAGCACCCCGCCGATCGGCATGTTGTCGCCGACCGGGTCCACGATGTCGGTGCTGCCGCCGTGGCCCCGCCAGTCGAACCGGAAGACGTGGAAGCCCTCGGTGTTCAGGGCGTCCACGAGGCCGTCCCAGTCGCCCTTGAGCATCGTCCGCTCCGCCCCCGGCGGGTACAGGAGCATGACGACCGCGTTCCCCTGCTTGGGCCCGTTCGGGCTCTTGTGGAACAGCCCCTTCAGCCGCACCCCGTCGGCCGTGGTGAACGCCTCCTCGGTCGGCTTGGCGGCCTGCGCCTCCACCGGCGTGGCGTCGAAACTCAGCGCGACGAGCGCGGCGGCCAGGAGCGGGAGGGACCACAGGCGGCGCATGTCGTGTCCTCGGGGGAGGGGGTTACGGGATCATACTCCGGGCCGCACGGGGAAGCAATTCGCACCGCCGCGAGCGGCGGAATCACGGCGCCGGGGCCACCGTGTTGTCGGCCACCACGTTCCCGCTGCCGCCGACCACCCGGACCGCCGGGCCGGCCCCCGGCCGGTCGTCGCGGACCACGCACCCGGTCACCCGGCTCCGCGTCAGCCCGTCCAGCAGCAGCCCGCCGCCGTCGCAGTCCAGCACCGTCAGCCCGGACAGGTGCATCCGGTCGCACGTCACCAGCGCCACGCCGGCGGGCGCCGTGCGCGTGCCCTTCACGAACAGGCCGGTCACCGTGCAGTCGGCGCAGTCGCGGAACCGCACGGCGTTCGCGGCCCCGTCCTCCTCGCGGTGGTAGCGCGGGTTGCGGTCCATCGCGTTCGGCCCCACCACCACGCCCGTGCTGTGCTCGACCAGCAGGTTGTACTCGACCCCCGTCCAGAACGTGTTCCCCGTGACCACGACGCCGCGGGCGTGCGCCAGGTGGACGTTCACCTTCACGTCGCTGAGCACGTTCCCCGTTATGGTAACGTGCCCGTCGCGCGTCTCGTTGGTCCCCTTGTCGGGGTTGCTCGGCCCCACGACGCGGACGTTCGCCGAGCCCGGCGCGGCCCGCGTGTGCTGGATCGTGCAGCCGGTGACCGCCACCTCCGCGTTCGACCCGCCGGTGCTGTCGATCAGCACGTTCGCCGTCGGCGGGCCGTCCTTGTCGTGGTTCGCCTCGATGTCGCAGCCGGTGACTTGCAGGTTCCGCACCTCGCCGGCCTTCACCACGATTCCGCCGCCGCCGTTGTAGCTGACGTGGCTGCCGCTCACGTTCGCCTGGTGGAGGTTGACGCGGTCGAAGAACACGCCGACGCCGCGGTTGTGGTAGACGTGGCTGTCGGACATGGCGAAGTTGCGGTTGCGGCCGGTGAGGTGGATGCCGTGGAGGCACTTGCGGACCAGCACGCGGCGGATCGTCAGCATGTGGGTGCCGGTCGCCTCGACGCCGACGGCCGCGGCGTGGTCGCCGACGACCTCGACGCCGTCGAGGCAGGGCATCCGCTGCTTGTCCCAGACGTTGTCCTTGACGCTGGCCGGGGCCGCGGTGCCGGCGTGGGTGCCGACGAACTTGAACGCCGGCCCGGGGCCGGCCATCACGACGCGCGCCGGGCCGTTCCCCGAGATGGACGCGGGGCCGGTCTTGTCGAGGTCGACGACGACGGGGCGGGTGATGCGGTACGTGCCGGGCGGCAGCACCACGGCGCCGGCGGCGCGGTCGACGGCGTCTTGCAGGGCGGCGGTGTCGTCGGCGGTGCCGTCGCCCTTCGCGCCGTGGTCGCGGACGTTGCCGGTGGCGGGGCGGGGCGCGGGTTGGGCGCAGCCGGCGGCGAAGGCGGCGGCGAGAAGCAGGCGGCGCATGGCGGACCTCCTGGCGGGTGCCGGGTGGTCTAGGCGCCGCGGGGGGCGGTGGCCGCTGTCGTGGGGCCGGTTCCCACCTGCCCGCCACCCGGCCGGGTGGGAACCGGCCCCACGACAGCCGGCTCGGCGAACACGGGCGCGGGCGGAATGGAAGCGAAGTCGAGCGGCCGCCCGCCGGGGCCGACGGCGAGTTCCACGTCCACCGTCGCCACGTACAGCCGCACGCCGCGCACGACCGGGCCGGGCTCGCACCCGCTGCGGACGATTCGCAGGTGACCGGCGGGGAAGCCGGCGAACGGGCGGTCGTTGTGGCACCCCTGCACCCCGGCGCGCACCTCGTCCGAGTGGCCGACCTCCACGCGCCGCCACGACCCCCCGGCCGCGGCGGCGGACGCGAACGCCTCGCGGACGGCGTCCTCGAACGAGCGGAAGCGCAACCCCGGCGCCGGGCCGGTGGCGGCGGCGCGGGCGGGGATGCCGAACGGGACGGCCAGCCCGAGGGCGGCCAGGACGGACCGGCGGTCGCGGAGCATGTGCGCCTCCAGGAGGGGTCGGAATTATTTCTTCGCCGCGCCGCGGTCCCAGAACCGCAGCTTCCGACACGTCGTCACGAACCCCGCGGCCGCGCCGGCGTCGTCGAGGCGGACAAAGCCCTCGTCCAGCGGCACGCCGGCCTTCTCGAACAGCGGCGCCGCGGCCGCGGAGTAGCCGACGAACTTGTAATGCGCCGCCGCGTCAGCCACGAAGTCGCGCGCCGGCGGCAGCTTGGCCAGCGCCTCCGCCCCGGCCGGTGACACGAGCACCGCCACCGCGTCGAACAGCACCGACGGGCCGCCGTCGATCTTCTCGTCGGCCGGGTGGCGGGTGCCCGCCGAGTCGGTGACGCCGCCGACCTGCGGCGCCACCAGCGCCAGCATCGCCCCCTCGGCCTCCAGCGCCTTCCGCAGCGCCGCCAGCACGCCCGCGTCCACGCCGTCGGTCACGAGCGCCCCGACCTTGCGGCCGGCGAACGACGCCGGCGGGTTCTTCAGGATGCTCAGCTTCGGCGACGGCGGCAGGTCCTGCCGGGTCGGCTTCGCGGCCGGCATCGCCGCCGGCACCGGCTCCAGCCGCAGCCCCTTCGCCACCTTGTCGGCGAGGCCGGCGTCGATGTTCAGCAGGTGCGACACCATGCGGGCGCGGATCGCCACCGTCTGCACCTTGCTGAGCTCGAACACCAGCGCGTCGGCGATGTGGGTCTGCTCCACCGGCGTCTGGCTGACGTAGAACTGCCGCGCCTGGCTGTAGTGGTCGCTGAACGTCTCGGGCCGCTGCCGCACCTTCGCGGCGTCGGCGGGGAACGGCACCGGCACCGTCTTGAAGCCGGCCGGCGTCTCGCGCGGGCCGCCCTGGTCGCCCCACGAGTTCGGCTCGTAGTTGGCGCGGCCCTTCGGGTTCCGCATCGCCATGTGCCCGTCCTGCTGGAAGTTCATCACCGGGCACTTCGGGGCGTTGATCGGGATGTGCGTGAAGTTCGGCCCGCCGAGCCGCTTCAGCTGCGTGTCCAGGTACGAGAAGTTCCGCCCCTGCAACAGCGGGTCGTCGCTGAAGTCGATGCCGGGGACGACGTTCTGCGTGCAGAACGCCACCTGCTCCGTCTCCGCGAAGAAGTTGTCCACGCGCCGGTCGAGCACCATCCGGCCGACGACCTTCACCGGCACCTGTTCCTCGGGGATGAGCTTGGTGGGGTCGAGGATGTCGAACTCGAACTTGCGGGCGAAGGCGTCGTCGAACAGCTGCACGCCGAGCTCCCACTCGGGGAACTGGCCGGCGCCGATGGCGTCCCACAGGTCGCGGCGGTGGAAGTCGGGGTCGGCGCCGTTGATCTTCACCGCCTCGTTCCACACCACCGACTGCATCCCCAGCTTCGGCTTCCAGTGGAACTTCACGAACGTGCTCTTCCCCTGGGCGTCCACGAGGCGGAAGGTGTGGACGCCGAACCCTTCCATGAACCGGAAGGACCGCGGGATGGCCCGGTCGGACATGACCCACATGACCATGTGCATCGACTCGGGCGTGAGACTGATGAAGTCCCAGGCGTTGTCGTGCGCGGTCGCGGCCTGGGGGAAGCCGCTGTCGGGCTCGTCCTTGAAGGCGTGGACCATGTCGGGGAACTTCATCGCGTCCTGGATGAAGAACACCGGCATGTTGTTGCCGACGAGGTCCCAGTTCCCTTCTGTCGTGTAAAACTTGGTGGCGAACCCGCGCACGTCGCGGGCCAGGTCGGCGGAGCCCTTGTTCCCGGCGACGGTCGAGAAGCGCACGAACGTCGGCGTCTTCGCGCCCTTCTTGAACACGGCGGCGCGGCTGACGCCTTCGAGCTCGCCGTTGCTCTCGAAGAACCCGTGGGCGCCGAACCCGCGGGCGTGGACGACGCGCTCGGGGATGCGCTCGTGGTCGAAGTGGAAGAGCTTCTCGCGGAAGTGGAAGTCTTCCAGGAGCGCCGGCCCGCGCGGCCCGGCGCGGAGGGTGTTCTGGTCGTCGGCGACGGGGACGCCCTGCTGGGTGGTGAGCGGCGGGACGGTGCCGCCGGCCTGCTGGTGCGTCTCGCCGCCGGCGCCGGGGTTGCGGGGCGGGGCGGGGTCGTTCGGCGGGGGCATGGGGTGCGTCCTGACAGGGGGGAGGCTCGTCGTGGGGCGGACCGATGCAAACCGCGCACCGCTCGCGTACCGGTAACCGGCGCGGTATCATGGGTTCGGTAAGTGCCCGGCGTGCCGCGACCGAGTTCGCCCGATGCACAAGAAGAAGAAGCCCGGCCTGAGCGGCAAGGACGCGGCCGACGACATCCCCAGTTGGGCGGAGGGAACCCGGCCGCTCGCCACCGAAACCGGGCGCGACTTTGCCAAGCGGTTGCTCGACGACAAGTACGGGGCGGGCAACTACCCGACGGGGCCGGGGAGCGAGTTCAGCAAGATCAAGAAGTGGGGCGACCGGGCGTTCGAGTGACGGGAGGGCCGACGATGGCGAGCGTGTTCATCCTCCAGCACGTCCACGAGCGGGACGACGGCTCCGAGGACGTGAAGTTGATCGGCGTGTATTCGTCGCGTGCGGCGGCGGCGGCGGCGGTGGACCGGATGTCCCGCCGGCCCGGGTTCGTGGACGCGGCGGCCGGGTTCCACATCGACGAGTACCGGCTGGACCAGGACCAGTGGGCCGAGGGTTACGCGACCGTCGGCGGGTGACGCCAAGATCCGGTGAGAAGCGGTGATGTCAAACCCGGCATCGGACGTGATGCGGCTGGCCCACGCCGAGGCGGTGGCGCTGGGGCACGCGGTGATCGGCACCGAGCACATGCTCCTGGGCCTGACGGCCGCCCCGGACGAGCCCGCCGCGCGGGCCCTGGCGGAACGTGGGGTGTACGTCGGGACGCTCCGCACCCAGGTCCGTCGCCTCACCGCCCCGGGGCCGTCCGAGGCGCCGGCCGGCCGGCTGCCGCACAGCCCCCTGGCCAAGCAGGTCGTCGAGCGGG carries:
- a CDS encoding right-handed parallel beta-helix repeat-containing protein, which codes for MRRLLLAAAFAAGCAQPAPRPATGNVRDHGAKGDGTADDTAALQDAVDRAAGAVVLPPGTYRITRPVVVDLDKTGPASISGNGPARVVMAGPGPAFKFVGTHAGTAAPASVKDNVWDKQRMPCLDGVEVVGDHAAAVGVEATGTHMLTIRRVLVRKCLHGIHLTGRNRNFAMSDSHVYHNRGVGVFFDRVNLHQANVSGSHVSYNGGGGIVVKAGEVRNLQVTGCDIEANHDKDGPPTANVLIDSTGGSNAEVAVTGCTIQHTRAAPGSANVRVVGPSNPDKGTNETRDGHVTITGNVLSDVKVNVHLAHARGVVVTGNTFWTGVEYNLLVEHSTGVVVGPNAMDRNPRYHREEDGAANAVRFRDCADCTVTGLFVKGTRTAPAGVALVTCDRMHLSGLTVLDCDGGGLLLDGLTRSRVTGCVVRDDRPGAGPAVRVVGGSGNVVADNTVAPAP
- a CDS encoding catalase, with protein sequence MPPPNDPAPPRNPGAGGETHQQAGGTVPPLTTQQGVPVADDQNTLRAGPRGPALLEDFHFREKLFHFDHERIPERVVHARGFGAHGFFESNGELEGVSRAAVFKKGAKTPTFVRFSTVAGNKGSADLARDVRGFATKFYTTEGNWDLVGNNMPVFFIQDAMKFPDMVHAFKDEPDSGFPQAATAHDNAWDFISLTPESMHMVMWVMSDRAIPRSFRFMEGFGVHTFRLVDAQGKSTFVKFHWKPKLGMQSVVWNEAVKINGADPDFHRRDLWDAIGAGQFPEWELGVQLFDDAFARKFEFDILDPTKLIPEEQVPVKVVGRMVLDRRVDNFFAETEQVAFCTQNVVPGIDFSDDPLLQGRNFSYLDTQLKRLGGPNFTHIPINAPKCPVMNFQQDGHMAMRNPKGRANYEPNSWGDQGGPRETPAGFKTVPVPFPADAAKVRQRPETFSDHYSQARQFYVSQTPVEQTHIADALVFELSKVQTVAIRARMVSHLLNIDAGLADKVAKGLRLEPVPAAMPAAKPTRQDLPPSPKLSILKNPPASFAGRKVGALVTDGVDAGVLAALRKALEAEGAMLALVAPQVGGVTDSAGTRHPADEKIDGGPSVLFDAVAVLVSPAGAEALAKLPPARDFVADAAAHYKFVGYSAAAAPLFEKAGVPLDEGFVRLDDAGAAAGFVTTCRKLRFWDRGAAKK
- a CDS encoding DUF7336 domain-containing protein, giving the protein MASVFILQHVHERDDGSEDVKLIGVYSSRAAAAAAVDRMSRRPGFVDAAAGFHIDEYRLDQDQWAEGYATVGG
- a CDS encoding Clp protease N-terminal domain-containing protein, with product MSNPASDVMRLAHAEAVALGHAVIGTEHMLLGLTAAPDEPAARALAERGVYVGTLRTQVRRLTAPGPSEAPAGRLPHSPLAKQVVERAVWEARMREQNFVGPTHLMIALLAVEDSVAADVLRALGVDPEELRADVLREVGWPDTD